In the genome of Alphaproteobacteria bacterium, one region contains:
- a CDS encoding TauD/TfdA family dioxygenase, translating to MTILRTHEGESAWLGSDLAKRDGWIHEFSAEELSELEAVADATSDRDITALREVDFVMPVLDAGLARIRNDVVDGRGFVLMRGLPVADWPRARTARAYWAIGTRIGVPVTQNPAGNLLGHVTDVGGDADNPNQRGHQSADSLPFHTDIGAEIVGLLCLSGARSGGESGLVSAAALWNEMIAQRPDLAEELTRPFYYDRRGEGVDGQDPWYEMPVFMPVDGRVVVSYVPRFIRSGQRFEAVPRLTARQNEALDMVQRLADHPRFKLEMDFRLGDIQFVNNLVLLHTRTAYRDWPEPERKRHLLRLWLSVPDGWPLPAPFHARYGTDPRTGRPRGINLPPGVTLNAPLKPPALRM from the coding sequence ATGACCATATTACGGACACATGAAGGGGAAAGCGCCTGGCTCGGGTCGGATTTGGCGAAGCGGGACGGCTGGATTCATGAGTTCTCTGCAGAGGAACTCAGCGAACTGGAAGCTGTCGCCGATGCCACGTCGGACCGGGATATCACGGCGTTGCGCGAAGTGGATTTCGTAATGCCGGTTCTCGATGCGGGGCTGGCCCGCATCCGCAACGATGTCGTGGACGGGCGCGGCTTTGTGCTGATGCGTGGATTGCCAGTTGCGGATTGGCCTCGGGCCCGCACGGCACGTGCTTATTGGGCGATCGGCACCCGAATCGGGGTACCGGTCACGCAGAACCCGGCTGGAAACCTCCTCGGCCACGTCACCGATGTGGGTGGCGACGCTGACAATCCCAACCAGCGGGGACACCAGTCTGCGGATTCCCTGCCGTTCCATACCGATATCGGTGCGGAAATCGTTGGCCTGCTGTGCCTCTCCGGAGCCCGCTCGGGCGGAGAATCCGGGCTCGTGAGCGCGGCAGCACTATGGAACGAGATGATTGCGCAAAGACCCGACCTGGCCGAGGAATTGACTCGCCCGTTCTATTACGACCGCCGCGGGGAAGGTGTCGATGGTCAGGACCCGTGGTATGAAATGCCGGTATTCATGCCGGTCGACGGCCGCGTCGTGGTGAGCTACGTGCCGCGTTTCATCCGGAGTGGCCAGCGATTCGAAGCTGTGCCGCGGTTGACCGCCCGCCAGAATGAAGCACTCGACATGGTGCAGCGCCTTGCGGACCATCCGCGCTTCAAACTCGAAATGGATTTTCGGCTCGGCGATATTCAGTTCGTCAACAATCTGGTGCTCTTGCACACGCGGACGGCCTACAGGGATTGGCCTGAGCCGGAACGGAAGCGTCATCTGTTGCGGCTTTGGCTCAGTGTGCCGGACGGCTGGCCATTGCCCGCCCCCTTCCATGCCCGCTATGGCACCGACCCGCGAACAGGTCGGCCAAGGGGCATCAATTTGCCCCCAGGCGTGACTCTTAATGCGCCTCTGAAGCCCCCAGCATTGCGGATGTGA
- a CDS encoding aldolase/citrate lyase family protein, protein MSEFRNFALARMRAGDLAVGISLRQWRTTDIGRLLAPTGIDWVNIDMEHGAMTVDQAAALAIACQDAGITPLVRVPGLEHHHAIRVLDNGAMGIIFPHVETPEDAARLVGYCKYPPVGHRSLVGRMVHFDYGKRAVRRRPVSIFPGTVTTK, encoded by the coding sequence ATGAGCGAGTTCCGCAACTTCGCCCTGGCCAGGATGCGCGCCGGCGATCTGGCCGTCGGCATTAGCCTGCGCCAGTGGCGTACCACTGACATCGGCCGCCTGCTGGCGCCCACCGGCATCGACTGGGTCAACATCGACATGGAGCACGGCGCCATGACCGTGGACCAGGCCGCCGCCCTGGCCATCGCCTGCCAGGACGCCGGCATCACGCCGCTGGTGCGCGTGCCGGGGCTGGAGCACCACCATGCCATTCGGGTTCTCGACAACGGCGCCATGGGTATCATCTTTCCTCATGTCGAAACGCCGGAGGATGCGGCCCGGTTGGTCGGATACTGCAAGTACCCGCCGGTCGGCCACCGCTCGCTGGTCGGACGCATGGTCCACTTCGACTATGGGAAGCGAGCAGTACGGAGGCGACCAGTATCGATTTTTCCTGGGACAGTAACGACGAAATGA